From a single Polynucleobacter asymbioticus QLW-P1DMWA-1 genomic region:
- a CDS encoding COX15/CtaA family protein gives MSQVALFIELAAIALVFAGIPLAYLWTRPGFIFFQKLNWVLVFMTFDLIVFGAFTRLTDSGLGCPDWPGCYGTSNPFHALSDIAQAEHALPDGPVTVIKAWIEMIHRYLAMTVGTLILVQVGLAFSKVKTMGKAPLIGSLGLLMLVCIQGAFGAWTVTLKLQPIIVTIHLMLAITLLACLTAYAQQGWVDKSATVRVIRIRPLPATLLLAGFVVLFSQIFLGAWVSTNYAVLACPDFPTCIGALWPDTNWSEGFTLWRQLGLNAQGDFISPAALQTIHWAHRLFAVLVLIVLGTLGLKGLKVTTAATPDLGRISKLLLGLLLLQLITGISNVVFQWPLLAALLHTAGSAALVFCLVRMSYWASWKSPIQIKKTKPL, from the coding sequence ATGTCTCAAGTGGCTTTATTCATTGAGCTAGCTGCAATCGCCCTTGTTTTTGCAGGAATACCGCTTGCGTATTTGTGGACGCGCCCAGGTTTCATTTTCTTTCAAAAACTCAATTGGGTCTTGGTCTTTATGACTTTTGATCTGATAGTTTTTGGAGCGTTTACTCGCTTAACGGATTCAGGGCTTGGCTGTCCTGATTGGCCCGGTTGCTATGGCACATCAAACCCTTTTCATGCCTTAAGTGATATTGCGCAAGCAGAACACGCTTTACCAGATGGGCCAGTAACCGTCATTAAAGCGTGGATAGAAATGATTCATCGCTATTTAGCAATGACTGTAGGGACTCTTATTTTGGTTCAAGTGGGACTGGCTTTTAGCAAGGTGAAGACCATGGGTAAGGCACCTCTGATTGGTAGCTTAGGACTTTTGATGTTGGTATGTATTCAGGGTGCATTTGGTGCATGGACTGTTACCCTCAAATTGCAGCCAATCATTGTCACCATTCACTTAATGCTTGCAATTACCTTATTGGCTTGCTTAACCGCTTACGCTCAGCAAGGATGGGTAGATAAAAGTGCAACGGTGCGAGTGATTCGTATACGCCCCCTACCAGCAACCTTATTGCTAGCAGGATTTGTTGTGCTCTTTAGTCAGATCTTTCTAGGGGCTTGGGTTAGTACTAACTACGCTGTATTGGCTTGCCCAGATTTTCCTACTTGTATAGGAGCCTTATGGCCCGATACCAATTGGTCGGAAGGCTTCACGCTATGGCGCCAGTTAGGTTTAAATGCGCAAGGAGACTTTATCTCCCCAGCCGCTTTGCAAACGATTCATTGGGCTCATCGCCTATTTGCTGTTCTAGTATTGATCGTCTTGGGTACATTGGGCTTGAAGGGTTTAAAGGTCACAACTGCAGCTACTCCGGATCTTGGGCGCATATCAAAACTCTTGCTGGGATTGCTCTTGTTGCAGTTAATAACCGGTATTTCTAATGTGGTATTTCAGTGGCCCTTATTGGCTGCTCTATTACATACCGCAGGCTCCGCTGCTTTGGTATTCTGCTTAGTCAGAATGAGTTATTGGGCATCTTGGAAGAGCCCCATTCAGATAAAAAAGACAAAGCCTTTATGA
- a CDS encoding SURF1 family protein: MNHVNSLFTNLIAKRLVATVSALLVIVIGCAAGVWQLNRAETKIALAANLLARQQMPILSANTQFWSLEEVHERRMTARGHYLPHSAIWLDNRPRPIPAGGEGNTAQAGFYLLMPFQLEGRDEVLWINRGWAPRNNDRRETLPPISTPLNVISVEGIVFAHPGKVYELGADSKVLDPNQSRIAQNFDLEREAKLHGWLQAPFILRQEESGAQDGLLREWAPLTTGVNRHYAYAFQWFALAFSGFLFWLISGLRQYWRRDVVNGD, encoded by the coding sequence TTGAATCACGTAAATAGCCTCTTTACCAATCTAATAGCAAAGCGTCTAGTTGCTACTGTATCAGCCTTGCTGGTGATTGTGATTGGCTGTGCTGCTGGGGTATGGCAGTTAAATAGGGCTGAAACCAAAATTGCTTTGGCCGCTAACTTACTAGCACGCCAACAAATGCCCATCTTGAGTGCGAATACGCAATTCTGGAGTTTGGAGGAGGTACATGAACGTCGTATGACGGCCCGTGGTCACTACCTTCCTCATTCTGCAATTTGGCTTGATAACCGTCCAAGACCGATTCCTGCAGGCGGGGAAGGCAACACTGCCCAAGCAGGGTTTTATTTGTTAATGCCCTTTCAATTAGAAGGCAGGGATGAGGTGCTTTGGATCAACCGGGGTTGGGCACCTCGCAATAATGATCGGCGAGAGACGTTGCCGCCCATTAGCACCCCTCTCAATGTCATTTCTGTGGAAGGCATTGTCTTTGCCCACCCTGGAAAGGTTTATGAGCTCGGCGCAGACAGTAAAGTGCTTGATCCCAACCAGTCTCGGATAGCCCAAAATTTTGATTTAGAACGCGAAGCAAAGTTGCATGGATGGTTGCAGGCGCCTTTTATCTTGCGTCAGGAGGAGTCTGGAGCTCAGGATGGCCTACTGCGAGAATGGGCGCCCCTGACAACCGGAGTCAATCGCCATTATGCTTATGCATTCCAGTGGTTCGCTTTAGCGTTTTCTGGCTTCTTATTTTGGCTGATTAGTGGTCTGCGTCAATACTGGCGCCGTGATGTTGTGAATGGGGATTAA
- a CDS encoding twin transmembrane helix small protein: MKWIIPVVLLIIVASLGSALYYMMKGRGNSSKMVHSLMLRIGLSIALFIGILVAHYFGLIESTGIKVGTN; encoded by the coding sequence ATGAAGTGGATTATTCCAGTAGTGTTGCTAATCATTGTTGCCAGCCTGGGCTCGGCACTGTACTACATGATGAAAGGTCGGGGCAATAGCTCCAAAATGGTTCATTCGTTAATGCTACGCATCGGCTTATCGATTGCATTATTTATTGGCATTCTTGTTGCCCATTACTTTGGCCTGATCGAATCAACCGGCATTAAAGTAGGAACTAACTAA
- a CDS encoding cytochrome c oxidase subunit 3, which produces MSSNSTPYYFVPGLSRHPAMAAAGLVAFGYGMTGWVNHTSWGGALALAGVAWVLFVLYHWFGDTIAESNAGKNGLNVDISYRWSMAWFIFSEIMFFGAFFAALFYARNIAMPWMGDVESKLIWPNFTAVWPNDGPAGLVEKFTTMGPWPVPTINTFLLLSSGVTITFAHHALVENHMKKAIIGLAATVGLGFIFLCFQGFEYYHAYHQLNLKLTSGIYGSTFFMLTGFHGFHVFLGGTMLAIVLRRMIRGDFTAEHHFAFEGAAWYWHFVDVVWLGLYIAVYWM; this is translated from the coding sequence ATGTCATCCAATTCAACCCCTTACTATTTCGTTCCTGGACTATCTAGGCATCCTGCTATGGCAGCCGCTGGCTTAGTTGCCTTTGGTTACGGTATGACTGGTTGGGTCAACCATACATCATGGGGTGGAGCTTTAGCCCTAGCCGGAGTGGCCTGGGTCCTGTTCGTTTTGTATCACTGGTTTGGCGACACGATTGCTGAATCTAATGCTGGTAAGAATGGTTTAAACGTCGATATTTCATATCGTTGGTCGATGGCTTGGTTCATCTTCTCAGAAATCATGTTCTTTGGTGCATTCTTTGCAGCTCTCTTTTATGCGCGCAATATTGCAATGCCTTGGATGGGTGATGTTGAGAGTAAGTTGATCTGGCCTAACTTCACTGCAGTTTGGCCAAATGATGGTCCTGCTGGTTTGGTCGAGAAATTTACCACTATGGGCCCATGGCCTGTTCCAACCATCAATACCTTCTTGTTGCTTAGCTCTGGCGTGACGATTACTTTTGCTCATCATGCTTTAGTTGAGAATCATATGAAGAAGGCCATTATTGGCTTAGCTGCTACTGTGGGCTTAGGATTCATCTTCTTATGCTTCCAGGGCTTTGAGTACTACCATGCTTACCATCAATTAAACCTAAAGTTAACCTCTGGTATCTATGGCTCAACTTTCTTCATGTTGACCGGTTTCCATGGCTTCCACGTATTTTTGGGCGGCACTATGTTAGCAATTGTGTTGCGCCGTATGATCCGTGGCGACTTCACTGCTGAGCATCACTTCGCTTTTGAAGGCGCTGCTTGGTACTGGCACTTTGTTGACGTCGTCTGGCTTGGTTTGTATATCGCTGTTTACTGGATGTAA
- a CDS encoding DUF2970 domain-containing protein — MQKKKSSFMQSMKAVMWGFLGVRKKAGLQEDVATLSFVHIIIAGVVGALIFMAILLLIVKAVVSH, encoded by the coding sequence ATGCAAAAGAAAAAAAGTAGTTTTATGCAATCGATGAAAGCAGTGATGTGGGGCTTTCTAGGTGTGCGTAAAAAAGCAGGTTTGCAGGAAGATGTAGCTACATTAAGTTTTGTTCACATTATCATTGCAGGTGTAGTTGGTGCCCTGATTTTCATGGCTATTCTGCTCTTGATAGTGAAAGCAGTTGTGTCCCATTGA
- a CDS encoding cytochrome c oxidase assembly protein, with amino-acid sequence MTTLHSNNRQIMLKLLIAAVMMFGFGYALVPMYQALCKVTGINVLTSKNDYGVRAISPNRIGNTQVDYSRKVTIEFDSNSRGPFTFKPVKNFLEVHPGEMTEIVYEVTNNLGRTVEAQAIPSYAPKSATEFFTKLECFCFQQQTLAPYEMKRMPVVFVIDAGLPEDVKTITLSYTFFEIGVGQQPAGSTTPKT; translated from the coding sequence ATGACAACTCTTCATTCCAATAACCGTCAAATCATGCTCAAACTGCTCATTGCAGCAGTCATGATGTTTGGTTTTGGCTATGCATTAGTCCCCATGTACCAAGCCTTATGTAAGGTTACTGGCATCAATGTGCTTACTAGCAAGAATGATTATGGTGTCAGGGCAATAAGTCCCAATAGAATTGGCAATACTCAAGTCGATTATTCACGTAAAGTGACTATCGAATTTGATTCAAACAGCCGAGGCCCTTTTACATTCAAGCCAGTAAAAAACTTTTTAGAAGTGCACCCTGGCGAGATGACTGAGATTGTGTACGAGGTTACGAATAATTTAGGTCGTACGGTAGAAGCGCAAGCTATCCCTAGTTATGCGCCAAAGAGTGCAACTGAATTCTTTACCAAGTTAGAGTGCTTCTGTTTTCAACAGCAGACTTTGGCGCCTTATGAAATGAAGAGGATGCCAGTGGTTTTTGTGATTGATGCAGGTTTACCTGAGGATGTAAAAACCATTACCTTGTCGTATACCTTCTTTGAGATAGGTGTAGGTCAGCAACCTGCTGGCTCAACCACTCCTAAAACTTAG
- a CDS encoding cytochrome oxidase small assembly protein, with amino-acid sequence MAQKVWSGLFHRQHLITHSKLHQVQSSCVKQEFNSSKQALTANNRRLGLILLSIAIVFFIGIVMKRSLLG; translated from the coding sequence ATGGCGCAAAAGGTTTGGAGTGGACTATTCCATCGCCAGCACCTCATCACACATTCGAAACTCCACCAAGTGCAGAGCAGTTGCGTGAAGCAGGAATTTAATTCTTCGAAGCAGGCCCTTACTGCCAACAATCGTCGGTTGGGGCTGATTCTATTGAGTATCGCCATTGTGTTTTTTATTGGCATTGTGATGAAGAGAAGTTTGCTGGGTTAA